The Desulfomicrobium orale DSM 12838 genome includes a window with the following:
- the mtnA gene encoding S-methyl-5-thioribose-1-phosphate isomerase: protein MDGHIRFDTKDCALLLLDQRRLPLAEETFACRTVDDVVYALRTMVVRGAPAIGVSAAYACRIALKEALAAGSDWAEALHSLLDRLVRARPTAVNLAWAVNRMRAAWKPGCDPRDLARTWEALALEIHAEDVAMNRAMGRFGAELLDDGDTVMTHCNAGALATGGHGTALGVIRSAVEAGKKISVIANETRPFLQGARLTAYELHRDGIPVTVACDNACSQLMKTGRVQKVVVGADRIAANGDTANKIGTSGVALLARHYGIPFYVAAPGSTFDLSIPDGSHIPIEERTPEEVTHAGGTRVVPEGVAVVNEAFDVTESGLITGIVTEKGVIRPDRESILRAMGGAP, encoded by the coding sequence ATGGACGGCCATATTCGCTTTGACACGAAGGATTGCGCGCTGCTCTTGCTGGACCAGCGCAGGCTGCCGCTGGCGGAGGAAACATTCGCCTGCCGCACGGTGGACGATGTGGTTTATGCCCTGCGGACCATGGTCGTGCGCGGGGCCCCGGCCATCGGCGTAAGCGCCGCCTATGCCTGCCGCATCGCCCTGAAGGAGGCGCTCGCGGCCGGTTCCGACTGGGCAGAAGCGCTGCATTCGCTGCTTGACCGTCTGGTCCGGGCCCGTCCCACGGCGGTCAATCTGGCCTGGGCCGTGAACCGGATGCGCGCGGCCTGGAAACCAGGGTGCGATCCCCGGGACCTGGCGCGGACATGGGAAGCTCTGGCCCTTGAGATTCACGCCGAGGACGTGGCCATGAACCGGGCCATGGGCCGCTTCGGCGCGGAACTGCTGGACGACGGTGACACGGTCATGACCCACTGCAACGCGGGGGCCCTGGCCACGGGCGGGCACGGCACGGCTTTGGGGGTGATCCGGAGCGCGGTGGAGGCGGGCAAGAAGATTTCGGTCATCGCCAACGAAACCCGCCCCTTTCTGCAGGGCGCGCGGCTGACGGCCTATGAGCTGCACAGGGACGGCATTCCCGTGACCGTGGCCTGCGACAACGCCTGTTCCCAGCTCATGAAGACGGGCCGGGTGCAGAAGGTGGTGGTGGGCGCCGACCGCATCGCGGCCAACGGCGACACGGCCAACAAGATCGGGACATCCGGCGTGGCCCTGCTGGCCCGGCATTACGGCATTCCGTTCTATGTGGCCGCGCCGGGTTCCACTTTTGATCTGTCCATCCCCGACGGCTCGCATATACCCATCGAGGAGCGCACGCCCGAGGAAGTGACCCACGCCGGCGGAACGCGCGTCGTGCCCGAGGGCGTGGCCGTGGTGAATGAAGCCTTCGACGTGACCGAAAGCGGCCTCATCACCGGCATCGTGACCGAAAAGGGTGTCATCCGCCCGGACCGGGAAAGCATTCTGCGGGCCATGGGAGGCGCTCCATGA
- the der gene encoding ribosome biogenesis GTPase Der, which yields MNQLPLVALIGRPNVGKSTLFNRLVGRHISITHDLPGVTRDSIFHDVSGQERPYTLVDTGGIVPDSGDEMELGIFAQAREAMAEADLILFVVDGREGLHPQDEEVARYLRQSGREARVVVNKVDGAEQEESLSADFFALGFPMTCVSAAHGFGMGELREAIKAGLPPGEHPDGAAGDDSAGLRVALLGRPNAGKSSTINALLGRDRLLVSADAGTTRDCVDVRVEIGGRTYTFVDTAGVRRKSRVTESLEYFSVVRAMRAARRADVVVLAMDAAAGVVGQDKRLLSFLDTEKVPFVILLNKIDLLTRAQLAAAKKDIVREFAFCAHVPVVFASAATGAGLKSLPPLLDALWAQCARRVSTGELNRLVKLVMERHQPPVVGGRRGKIYYMTQADAKPPTFVFFVNDEKLFGGSYVRYLENQLRKVFALDKTPVRMVFRSSHEKK from the coding sequence ATGAACCAACTGCCTCTGGTGGCCCTCATCGGCCGTCCCAACGTGGGCAAATCCACGCTGTTCAACCGCCTGGTCGGCAGGCACATATCCATCACCCACGACCTGCCCGGCGTGACCCGGGACAGCATTTTTCACGACGTTTCCGGCCAGGAGCGGCCCTACACGCTGGTGGACACGGGCGGCATCGTGCCGGATTCCGGCGACGAGATGGAACTGGGCATTTTCGCCCAGGCGCGGGAGGCCATGGCCGAGGCCGACCTCATTCTGTTCGTGGTGGACGGCCGGGAGGGCCTGCATCCCCAGGACGAGGAAGTGGCCCGGTATCTGCGGCAGTCCGGCCGGGAAGCGCGGGTGGTGGTGAACAAGGTGGACGGCGCGGAACAGGAGGAATCCCTGTCCGCTGATTTCTTCGCGCTCGGGTTTCCCATGACTTGCGTGTCCGCCGCCCACGGGTTCGGCATGGGCGAACTGCGCGAGGCCATCAAGGCCGGCCTGCCGCCGGGGGAGCATCCGGACGGTGCGGCCGGGGACGATTCCGCCGGTCTGCGGGTGGCTTTGCTGGGCCGTCCCAACGCGGGCAAATCTTCCACTATCAACGCCCTGCTGGGCAGGGACCGTCTTCTGGTCAGCGCCGACGCGGGCACCACGCGGGACTGTGTGGACGTGCGTGTGGAGATCGGCGGCCGGACATACACCTTTGTGGACACGGCCGGAGTGCGCCGCAAGTCCAGAGTGACCGAATCCCTGGAATATTTCAGCGTGGTCCGGGCCATGCGGGCCGCCCGCCGGGCCGATGTGGTGGTGCTGGCCATGGACGCGGCGGCCGGGGTGGTGGGGCAGGACAAGCGGCTTCTGTCCTTTCTGGACACGGAGAAGGTGCCCTTTGTCATTCTGCTGAACAAGATCGACCTGCTGACCAGGGCGCAGCTGGCGGCGGCGAAGAAGGACATCGTCCGGGAATTCGCCTTTTGCGCCCATGTGCCGGTGGTGTTCGCCTCCGCCGCGACGGGAGCCGGCCTGAAAAGTCTGCCGCCTCTGCTGGATGCTCTCTGGGCGCAGTGTGCCCGCCGCGTGTCTACGGGAGAGCTGAACCGTCTGGTGAAACTGGTCATGGAGCGGCACCAGCCGCCCGTGGTGGGCGGCCGCCGGGGAAAAATCTACTACATGACCCAGGCCGACGCCAAACCTCCGACCTTCGTTTTCTTCGTCAACGACGAAAAGCTCTTCGGCGGCAGCTACGTGCGGTATCTGGAAAACCAGCTGCGCAAGGTCTTCGCCCTGGACAAGACTCCCGTACGCATGGTCTTCCGGTCCAGCCACGAGAAGAAGTAG
- a CDS encoding branched-chain amino acid transaminase codes for MQKTEKIWFDGKFVPWDEAQVHVLTHTLHYGVGVFEGIRCYTCADSQSAVFRLAEHVERLFLSARINEMVIPHSQEAICQAIVETLKVNRLAEGYIRPLTFIGAGVMGVNPADNPIQTIIAAWPWGAYLGAEALEKGIRVKTSTFTRHHVNVMMTKAKTCGNYVNSVLAKREALADGYNEALMLDAEGYVSEATGENVFIVRNGVIKTPPLGSILAGITREAIMILAGDLGYEVVEERFTRDELYCADEAFFSGTAAEVTPIREVDRRAIGQGSRGPVTKAVQEAYFKVLRGENPKYGKWLTRYSI; via the coding sequence ATGCAGAAGACGGAAAAAATCTGGTTCGACGGTAAATTCGTGCCCTGGGACGAAGCCCAGGTGCATGTGCTCACCCACACCCTGCACTACGGCGTGGGCGTGTTCGAGGGCATCCGCTGTTACACCTGTGCGGACAGCCAGTCCGCCGTGTTCCGCCTGGCGGAGCACGTGGAGCGTCTTTTTCTGTCGGCCAGAATCAACGAGATGGTCATTCCCCATTCACAGGAAGCCATCTGTCAGGCCATCGTCGAGACTCTGAAAGTCAACAGACTGGCCGAGGGCTATATCCGTCCTCTGACCTTCATCGGCGCGGGCGTCATGGGTGTCAATCCCGCGGACAATCCCATCCAGACCATCATCGCGGCCTGGCCCTGGGGCGCGTATCTGGGGGCCGAGGCCCTGGAAAAGGGCATCCGGGTCAAGACCTCGACCTTCACCCGGCACCACGTCAACGTCATGATGACCAAGGCCAAGACCTGCGGCAACTACGTCAACTCCGTGCTGGCCAAGCGCGAGGCTCTGGCCGACGGCTACAATGAGGCCCTTATGCTCGACGCCGAGGGCTATGTGTCCGAGGCCACGGGCGAGAACGTGTTCATTGTCCGAAACGGCGTCATCAAGACCCCGCCTCTGGGGTCCATTCTGGCGGGCATCACCCGCGAAGCGATCATGATTCTGGCCGGGGACCTGGGATACGAAGTGGTGGAAGAGCGTTTCACCAGAGACGAATTGTACTGCGCCGACGAGGCCTTCTTCAGCGGCACGGCGGCCGAGGTCACGCCCATCCGCGAAGTGGACCGCCGGGCCATCGGTCAGGGCTCCCGCGGGCCGGTGACCAAGGCCGTGCAGGAAGCCTATTTCAAGGTGCTGCGCGGAGAAAATCCGAAATACGGCAAGTGGCTGACCCGGTACAGCATCTGA
- a CDS encoding DUF5991 domain-containing protein — protein MNFPLKVVVLSVLGCMLATLVWAGTFDWSGVYQWEEAGGPRVNGLHSTVTYTLTVEPRDGALAAVLDATGFQTYESMLCEVVGDEDSLAVFFRSYADGKMENSYGVKIYDAGECLFTLKRAGHGSQDSLLTYWGSLGKNTQIFDGKVCFRKMPHPL, from the coding sequence GTGAATTTTCCGTTGAAAGTGGTTGTTCTGTCCGTTCTGGGCTGCATGCTCGCCACTTTGGTGTGGGCCGGAACATTCGACTGGAGCGGCGTCTATCAGTGGGAAGAAGCCGGAGGCCCCCGGGTGAACGGCCTGCACAGCACCGTCACTTATACTCTGACGGTCGAGCCGCGGGATGGAGCCCTGGCGGCTGTTCTCGATGCAACGGGCTTTCAGACTTATGAATCGATGCTGTGCGAAGTCGTGGGCGATGAGGACTCCTTGGCGGTATTTTTCCGCAGTTACGCGGACGGGAAGATGGAAAATTCCTATGGCGTGAAAATATATGATGCGGGTGAATGCCTGTTTACGCTGAAGCGGGCCGGGCATGGATCTCAGGACTCTCTGCTGACCTATTGGGGCAGCCTCGGGAAAAATACGCAGATCTTTGACGGAAAGGTCTGCTTCAGGAAGATGCCGCATCCACTGTAA
- the dnaX gene encoding DNA polymerase III subunit gamma/tau, which translates to MNQESLAARYRPQTFAEVAGQESIKRILSRASATGRVAPAYLFSGTRGVGKTTLARIFAKALNCRQGPAEEPCNQCPVCRQITQGAAVDVVEIDGASNNGVDHVRRLKEDVGYAPLECRYKVIIIDEAHMLSRGAFNALLKTLEEPPGHVTFIMATTEPEKFPQTIVSRCQHFVFKRLGLTELTAHLRGILERENIAAEPAAIQLLARRGAGSVRDSMSLLSQVLALGAGELNMAGVREVLGLAGSEIFMRLMECVRDKDLAGLHGLLGEILDQGADLGFFLRELAVCWRNLFLLRQMGDGGRALMDLPAEEVELWAAMAPGFDPAHLHAGWQMTLESQRRVLSSMEPPLALELLLLNLAYLPELLLPGVSRPVASGTPARNQTIPGAGREVPAAPVRPAPSAGQMYSPRQRPAPAGNVPPARPDSGRMEELTPSAGEKPDGKSRSSAGPARFDEAARPPASEAAPVQPQPSGPRTWDGFAAFCQAEGGRPIPGLDRVRGEVEGAELVLRTQHAYLRERLEASLSRLAELARRYYGESLTVRVDAPTAQTRKTKAELKSMADADPVVREAQEIFQARIMDVRAANGNSKENGT; encoded by the coding sequence ATGAATCAGGAAAGCCTCGCAGCCCGTTATCGCCCCCAGACCTTCGCCGAAGTGGCCGGACAGGAGTCGATCAAGCGGATTCTGTCCCGTGCTTCGGCAACGGGACGGGTCGCTCCGGCTTATCTGTTCAGCGGCACCAGGGGCGTGGGCAAGACCACACTGGCCCGGATTTTCGCCAAGGCCCTGAATTGCCGTCAGGGTCCCGCCGAAGAGCCCTGCAACCAGTGTCCGGTCTGCCGCCAGATCACCCAGGGCGCGGCCGTGGACGTGGTGGAGATAGACGGCGCGTCCAACAACGGCGTGGACCATGTGCGCCGCCTGAAAGAGGATGTGGGCTACGCCCCGCTGGAATGCCGCTACAAGGTCATCATCATCGACGAAGCCCACATGCTGTCCAGAGGGGCCTTCAACGCTCTGCTGAAAACTCTGGAAGAGCCGCCGGGGCACGTGACCTTCATCATGGCCACCACGGAGCCGGAGAAATTTCCGCAGACCATTGTCAGCCGTTGCCAGCATTTTGTTTTCAAACGTCTGGGCCTGACCGAACTGACCGCGCACCTGCGCGGGATTCTGGAGCGCGAGAATATCGCGGCCGAACCGGCGGCCATACAGCTTCTGGCCCGGCGTGGGGCCGGTTCGGTCCGGGACAGCATGTCGCTTTTGTCTCAGGTGCTGGCGTTGGGCGCGGGCGAGCTGAACATGGCTGGCGTGCGCGAGGTGCTGGGTCTGGCCGGAAGCGAGATTTTCATGCGTCTCATGGAATGCGTGCGCGACAAGGACCTGGCGGGACTGCACGGGCTTCTCGGGGAGATACTGGATCAGGGTGCGGATCTGGGTTTTTTCCTGCGAGAGCTGGCCGTGTGCTGGCGCAATCTTTTTCTGCTGCGCCAGATGGGTGACGGCGGCCGGGCCCTCATGGACCTGCCCGCCGAGGAAGTGGAACTCTGGGCGGCCATGGCTCCGGGTTTTGATCCGGCCCATCTGCACGCGGGCTGGCAGATGACGCTGGAGAGCCAGCGCCGGGTGTTGTCCAGCATGGAGCCGCCTCTGGCACTAGAGCTTTTGCTGCTCAATCTGGCCTATCTGCCGGAGCTTCTGTTACCCGGCGTATCCCGGCCCGTAGCTTCCGGTACGCCGGCGCGGAATCAGACCATTCCGGGTGCCGGGCGGGAAGTGCCTGCCGCACCAGTCAGACCAGCCCCTTCCGCCGGGCAGATGTATTCCCCCCGCCAGCGTCCGGCACCTGCCGGGAACGTCCCGCCAGCCCGGCCTGATTCCGGGAGGATGGAAGAACTGACGCCGTCCGCCGGGGAAAAGCCGGACGGAAAATCCAGATCTTCCGCCGGACCCGCGCGTTTTGACGAGGCGGCCCGTCCGCCCGCTTCCGAAGCCGCACCCGTCCAGCCGCAGCCATCCGGCCCGCGTACCTGGGACGGGTTCGCCGCTTTCTGCCAGGCTGAAGGGGGCAGACCCATCCCAGGCCTGGACCGGGTCAGGGGCGAAGTGGAGGGCGCAGAGCTGGTGCTGCGGACACAGCACGCCTACCTGCGGGAGCGTCTGGAGGCTTCCCTGTCCCGGCTGGCGGAACTGGCCCGGAGATATTACGGCGAATCCCTGACCGTACGGGTGGACGCGCCCACGGCCCAGACGCGCAAGACCAAGGCCGAACTCAAGAGCATGGCCGACGCCGATCCCGTGGTGCGGGAAGCGCAGGAAATTTTTCAGGCCCGGATCATGGATGTCCGGGCCGCCAACGGTAATTCCAAGGAGAACGGCACATGA
- a CDS encoding YbaB/EbfC family nucleoid-associated protein, with translation MNELIRQAQMMQKKMLKTQEEMAKKEVETSVGGGMVTVRANCAGEILSVKIDPVVLEDVDMLQDLVLSAVNEVIKKGKDLMQGEMAQITGGMKIPGLF, from the coding sequence ATGAACGAACTGATCAGACAGGCCCAGATGATGCAGAAAAAGATGCTCAAAACCCAGGAGGAAATGGCCAAAAAGGAAGTGGAAACCAGCGTGGGGGGAGGTATGGTCACGGTCCGGGCCAACTGCGCCGGAGAAATCCTGTCCGTGAAGATCGATCCGGTGGTGCTGGAAGATGTGGACATGCTGCAGGATCTGGTTCTCTCCGCAGTGAACGAGGTTATTAAAAAGGGAAAGGACCTCATGCAGGGCGAAATGGCGCAGATCACCGGCGGCATGAAAATTCCGGGACTGTTCTAG
- the recR gene encoding recombination mediator RecR produces the protein MQRLPAPLQKIVDQFSALPGVGPKSALRMALTLLKWPEETVRALGRDIGGLRDALHICSRCRSLADSDPCHICTDPKRNAEQLCLVSEWDSLMVMEEAGVYQGRYFILGGLLSPLDGVDARNLEISLLENLLRQGEVREVVLALGSTMEAEATSSYVHALLGRNFSGISVTRLAQGIPLGTEIKYVDRETLRQSLKYRQTL, from the coding sequence GTGCAGCGGCTCCCGGCTCCCTTGCAAAAGATTGTGGATCAGTTTTCGGCGCTGCCCGGAGTGGGCCCCAAAAGCGCCCTGCGCATGGCCCTGACCCTGCTCAAGTGGCCCGAGGAAACCGTGCGGGCTCTGGGCCGGGATATCGGAGGGCTGCGCGACGCCCTGCATATCTGCTCCCGCTGCCGGAGCCTTGCCGACTCTGATCCCTGCCACATCTGCACGGATCCCAAGCGCAACGCCGAGCAACTCTGTCTTGTGTCGGAGTGGGACAGCCTCATGGTCATGGAAGAAGCGGGCGTATACCAGGGGCGCTATTTCATTCTGGGCGGGCTGCTTTCGCCTCTGGACGGGGTGGACGCCCGGAATCTGGAAATTTCCCTGCTGGAAAACCTGCTCCGGCAGGGTGAAGTGCGGGAAGTCGTGCTGGCCCTGGGTTCCACCATGGAGGCCGAGGCCACCAGTTCCTACGTGCATGCTCTTCTCGGCCGCAATTTTTCTGGCATTTCCGTGACCCGCCTGGCTCAGGGCATCCCTCTGGGCACGGAAATCAAATATGTGGACCGGGAAACTTTAAGACAATCCCTCAAATACCGGCAAACGCTCTGA
- a CDS encoding ATP-dependent RecD-like DNA helicase: MDSFLSIQGEVVSVVYENPENGYVIARLLVPSEPGQTTVVGVLGSVAPGESLRLTGEWTEHPKFGRQFKAETCEHVLPASLNGIRRFLESGAVKGIGGKIAERLVSRFGSQVLDILDTDPDRLLEVDGIGPSKLKTILTSWREKREVRGLMLFLQTHGVATTFAHRIFRQYGVNAVQRLRANPYDLAYDIHGIGFRTADDMALKLGFAEDAPQRLEAGVEYCLRQTAESAGHMFLPRPMLAEEAARLLGCHDLELVEERIDALVERKRLVAEPADGGENVFLIYFWRTEREIASRLHALREHASRLAPDRIAAAVEREEERLALSLSAEQRQAVESACGEKVAIITGGPGTGKTTITRVVVRALKALGLRIGLAAPTGRAAKRLSEATGFTAVTLHRLLRFQPGTGFEFGEEKKLSLDALVVDEVSMLDSGLCLALLRALPLTCRLVFVGDENQLPSVGAGNILGDMLESGSIPAVRLTHIYRQARESMIVLNAHRINQGEFPQGSPHAPPRADFFWVEKEHLGELQSLILRMVCERIPEAYGLDPMTDVQVLTPMHRGEVGTIALNRLLQEHLNPEGRELTRGQRAYRIGDRVLQLRNNYDKDVFNGDLGRIVGFDTQDETLTAEFDGREIEYAFDELDEIGLAYAISVHKSQGSEYPAVVMPVVTQHYMLLQRNLIYTGLTRARKLAVLLGSRRAMHMGLGNERGRRRYTTLAARLRESDFIENI; encoded by the coding sequence ATGGACTCCTTCCTCTCCATTCAGGGGGAAGTGGTCAGTGTGGTCTACGAGAACCCCGAAAACGGCTACGTCATCGCCCGGCTGCTGGTACCCTCGGAGCCCGGCCAGACCACGGTCGTCGGCGTATTGGGTTCCGTGGCTCCCGGAGAATCCCTGCGTCTTACCGGCGAATGGACCGAACATCCGAAGTTCGGCCGGCAGTTCAAGGCCGAAACCTGCGAGCATGTGCTGCCCGCGTCCCTGAACGGCATCCGCCGTTTTCTGGAGTCCGGCGCGGTGAAGGGCATAGGCGGGAAAATCGCCGAGCGTCTGGTCAGCCGCTTCGGCAGCCAGGTGCTGGATATTCTGGATACGGACCCGGACCGTCTGCTGGAAGTGGACGGCATCGGCCCGTCCAAGCTGAAGACCATCCTGACCTCCTGGCGGGAAAAGCGGGAAGTGCGCGGGCTCATGCTCTTTCTGCAGACCCACGGGGTGGCCACCACCTTCGCTCATCGGATTTTCCGCCAATACGGCGTGAATGCCGTGCAGCGCCTGCGCGCCAATCCGTATGATCTGGCCTACGACATCCATGGCATAGGTTTTCGCACCGCCGACGACATGGCCCTCAAGCTCGGTTTCGCCGAGGACGCGCCCCAGCGGCTGGAAGCGGGGGTGGAGTATTGTCTGCGCCAGACCGCCGAAAGCGCCGGGCACATGTTTCTGCCCCGTCCCATGCTGGCCGAGGAGGCGGCCCGGCTGCTCGGATGCCATGACCTGGAACTTGTGGAAGAGCGGATTGACGCCCTGGTGGAGCGCAAGCGTCTGGTGGCGGAGCCTGCCGACGGCGGGGAAAACGTGTTTCTGATATATTTCTGGCGGACCGAGCGGGAAATTGCCTCCCGGCTGCACGCTCTGCGCGAGCACGCAAGCCGGCTCGCTCCGGACAGGATTGCCGCCGCCGTGGAGCGGGAGGAAGAGCGGCTTGCCCTCAGCCTGTCGGCCGAACAGCGGCAGGCCGTGGAGTCGGCCTGCGGGGAAAAGGTGGCCATCATCACCGGCGGACCCGGCACGGGCAAGACCACCATCACCCGCGTGGTGGTTCGCGCCCTGAAGGCTCTGGGCCTGCGCATCGGCCTGGCCGCGCCCACGGGCCGGGCGGCCAAGCGTCTGTCCGAGGCCACGGGGTTCACGGCCGTCACCCTGCACCGGCTGCTGCGTTTCCAGCCGGGCACGGGCTTCGAGTTCGGCGAGGAAAAAAAACTCTCGCTGGACGCTCTGGTGGTGGACGAGGTTTCCATGCTGGACAGCGGCCTGTGTCTGGCGCTGCTGCGGGCTCTGCCCCTGACCTGCCGCCTTGTTTTTGTGGGCGATGAAAATCAGCTGCCGTCCGTGGGTGCGGGAAACATTCTGGGGGACATGCTGGAGAGCGGAAGCATTCCGGCCGTGCGCCTGACTCATATCTACCGTCAGGCCAGGGAAAGCATGATCGTGCTCAACGCCCACCGCATCAATCAGGGCGAATTTCCGCAGGGCAGCCCCCATGCTCCGCCCAGGGCCGATTTTTTCTGGGTGGAAAAGGAACACCTGGGCGAGTTGCAGAGCCTCATCCTGCGCATGGTCTGCGAGCGCATCCCCGAAGCCTACGGACTTGATCCCATGACGGATGTGCAGGTGCTCACGCCCATGCACAGGGGCGAGGTCGGCACCATTGCCCTGAACCGGCTTTTGCAGGAGCACCTCAACCCCGAGGGCCGGGAACTGACGCGCGGCCAGCGCGCCTACCGGATCGGGGACCGCGTGCTGCAACTGCGTAACAACTACGACAAGGATGTCTTCAACGGCGACCTGGGCCGCATCGTGGGGTTCGACACGCAGGACGAAACCTTGACCGCCGAATTCGACGGCCGCGAGATAGAGTACGCCTTCGACGAACTGGACGAGATCGGGTTGGCCTACGCCATCAGCGTGCATAAGAGCCAGGGCAGCGAATACCCGGCCGTGGTCATGCCCGTGGTCACGCAGCATTACATGCTGCTTCAGCGGAATCTCATCTACACCGGACTGACCAGAGCCAGAAAGCTGGCCGTGCTGCTGGGGTCACGCCGGGCCATGCATATGGGATTGGGAAACGAGCGCGGCCGGCGGCGTTATACCACTTTGGCCGCGCGGCTGAGAGAGTCGGATTTTATAGAAAATATATAG
- a CDS encoding IS4 family transposase: protein MCGKRNHHNILPHKEILDLSHHNTLFSQTLSLIPRHVFQKLERRHKTGRSSRQFGFKEQFTVMAFIQLAARRSMRDGLRCLEAAGNRLYHWGLKNVARSTFADANNSRPVGFFKDLFAEMYGLCAAKAPKHKFRFKSKLFSLDATTIKLCLSLFPWASFRQAKGGVKVHTLLDHDGHIPAFATVTDAKTHESRIAQAMELPRGSIVVFDKGFISYPWFRILGAKGVFFVTRLKRNAVFKLLERRLVNRKTGVTSDHIIEVSSRGKSLRLRRIGYRDQETGKHYEFLTNHFRLSAKTIADIYKDRWQIELFFKEIKQNLRIKTFVGNSENAVLIQIYTALTVYLLLAYQKFLSRLGLSVQQLFQLIQLNLLGEASLDELLNPRRRKFDNSYNFKLLDYIA, encoded by the coding sequence ATGTGTGGTAAAAGAAATCACCACAACATCTTGCCACACAAGGAGATTCTGGACTTGAGTCACCATAATACACTATTCTCCCAGACGCTATCTCTGATTCCCAGACATGTTTTTCAGAAACTCGAAAGACGGCACAAAACCGGGCGCTCGTCGCGTCAATTCGGTTTCAAGGAGCAGTTCACGGTCATGGCCTTCATCCAGCTTGCCGCAAGACGTTCCATGCGCGATGGCCTGCGCTGCCTTGAGGCTGCGGGAAACCGCCTGTATCACTGGGGACTGAAAAACGTGGCCCGCTCGACCTTTGCTGACGCGAACAATTCTCGCCCCGTAGGCTTTTTCAAGGATCTGTTCGCCGAGATGTACGGCCTGTGCGCCGCAAAAGCCCCGAAGCACAAATTCCGTTTCAAATCCAAATTGTTCAGTCTGGACGCCACCACCATAAAGCTTTGCCTGTCGCTTTTTCCCTGGGCCTCGTTTCGGCAGGCCAAGGGCGGCGTCAAAGTACATACCTTGCTGGATCACGATGGCCATATCCCGGCTTTCGCAACCGTCACCGACGCCAAAACCCATGAAAGCCGCATAGCTCAGGCTATGGAGTTGCCCAGGGGCTCCATCGTGGTCTTTGACAAGGGCTTCATCAGCTATCCCTGGTTTCGGATCCTCGGGGCAAAGGGTGTCTTTTTTGTGACCCGGCTCAAGCGCAACGCCGTTTTCAAACTCCTGGAGCGCCGCCTCGTGAATCGCAAGACCGGCGTTACTTCCGATCACATCATTGAAGTCTCCAGCCGGGGAAAATCCTTACGCTTGCGCCGTATCGGCTATCGTGACCAGGAAACCGGGAAACACTACGAATTTTTGACCAACCATTTCCGGCTTTCGGCGAAAACCATCGCCGACATCTATAAAGACCGCTGGCAAATCGAGCTCTTCTTCAAGGAAATCAAACAAAATTTGCGCATAAAGACCTTCGTCGGCAACTCGGAAAACGCTGTCCTGATCCAGATTTACACGGCCCTGACGGTTTACCTGCTCCTCGCGTACCAGAAATTCCTCAGCCGTCTCGGACTCTCCGTACAGCAACTCTTCCAGCTCATTCAACTCAACCTGCTCGGCGAGGCCTCCTTGGATGAACTCCTGAATCCCAGACGACGAAAATTCGATAATTCATATAACTTCAAACTGTTAGATTACATCGCTTAG
- a CDS encoding phosphate ABC transporter ATP-binding protein: protein METLTPVFTLRGVSVSMDGRRVLDGIDPDIAKGCATFIVGRSGAGKTTLLRVLNRLNECFPGCKTSGEVIMHLERGPIRPYAGEISLPELRRMTGMVFQHPNVLPMSIADNIAMPLTAVLGLKRKQALEATRTALEEARLWTEVGDHLDADARTLSGGQQQRLCLARTLAMRPEILLLDEPTSSLDHKAARGIEELLAGLKDRYTLVVVSHEMAFAARLADSVLVLREGRIHDRIRREDISKGGTIRPEDLENLY, encoded by the coding sequence ATGGAAACGCTGACTCCGGTCTTCACTCTGCGCGGCGTGAGCGTGTCCATGGACGGACGGCGCGTTCTCGACGGCATCGACCCGGACATCGCCAAAGGCTGCGCCACCTTCATCGTGGGCCGTTCGGGGGCCGGCAAGACGACCCTGCTGCGCGTGCTGAACCGCCTGAACGAGTGCTTTCCGGGTTGTAAAACCTCCGGCGAAGTAATCATGCATCTGGAGCGCGGCCCCATCCGCCCCTATGCCGGCGAAATATCCCTGCCGGAACTGCGCAGGATGACCGGCATGGTTTTTCAGCACCCCAATGTGCTGCCCATGAGCATCGCGGACAATATCGCCATGCCGCTGACGGCCGTTCTCGGCTTGAAGCGCAAACAGGCCCTGGAGGCGACCCGGACCGCCCTGGAAGAAGCCCGCCTCTGGACGGAAGTGGGCGACCACCTCGACGCCGATGCCCGCACTCTGTCCGGCGGCCAGCAGCAGCGTCTGTGCCTGGCGCGGACTCTGGCCATGCGGCCGGAAATCCTGCTTCTGGACGAGCCCACATCATCGCTGGATCACAAGGCGGCCAGAGGCATCGAAGAGCTTCTGGCCGGACTCAAAGACAGGTACACGCTGGTCGTGGTTTCCCACGAAATGGCTTTTGCGGCCCGGCTGGCCGACAGCGTTCTGGTTCTGCGGGAGGGCCGGATACACGACCGCATCCGGCGGGAGGACATTTCAAAAGGCGGCACGATCCGCCCGGAAGACCTGGAAAACCTGTACTGA